The Pseudomonadota bacterium region TCACGCCGTTGTTGCGCTGGCCGATCTTCTGCTGCAGCTGCGGGCCGTAGTGGTCGAACACGTGGTGCAACAAACCGGTGCCCGAGGTCTGGGTCATGAACTCGGTGCGAAAGCCGATCAAGCCGCGGGTCGGCATGATGTACTCGAGCCGGACGCGACCCTTGCCGTCGGGCACCATGTTCGTGAGCTCGGCCTTGCGCTCGCCAAGGCGTTCCATGATCGCACCCTGGTGCGCCTCTTCGACGTCAACGCTCAACTGCTCGTAGGGCTCCTGGCGTTGCCCGTCGCGCTCGATCACGATGACTTCGGGACGGCCGACGGCGAGTTCGTAGCCCTCGCGACGCATGGTCTCGATCAGCACAGAGAGGTGCAGTTCGCCACGACCGGAAACCCGGTACTTCTCGGCGTCGCTGGTGCGTTCGACGCGCAGCGCGACGTTGTGTTTGAGCTCCTGCTGCAGCCGTTCCCAGATTTGGCGGCTGGTGACGTACTTGCCATCACGGCCCGAGAAGGGCGAGGTGTTCGGCTGGAAGGTCATGCTGATCGTGGGTTCGTCCACGCTCAGCGCGGGCAGGGCTTCGACCGCGTCGGGGTGGCAGAGGGTCTCTGAAATGTCGAGCGGGTCCAGGCCTGTGACGGCGACGATGTCGCCGGCGGTCGCCTCGTCGACGGCGACGCGCTCGAGTCCGAGAAACCCGAAGGACTGCAGCAGCCGCCCGCTGCGCACAGCGCCGTCGCCAGCGACCACCTTGACCGCTTCGTTGTTGCCGATCCGCCCGCGCTTCACGCGGCCGATGCCGATCACACCCTGGTAGCTGTTGTAGTCGAGCGTCGAAATCTGCATCTGGAAGGGGCCGTCGAGGTCCACATCCGGCGCCGAAACCTGATCCACGATGGTCTGGAACAGCGGCGTCATGTCGCCACTGCGCACGTCGCTGTCGAGACCGGCGTAGCCGTTCAGCGCCGAGGCGTAGACCACCGGGAAGTCGAGCTGCTCGTCGGTGGCGCCGAGGTTGTCGAACAGGTCGAAGGTCTGATCGAGTGCCCAGTCGGGGCGGGCACCGTCGCGGTCCACCTTGTTGATCACGACGATCGGCTTGAAGCCGAGCGCGAAGGCCTTCTGCGTGACGAAACGCGTTTGCGGCATCGGCCCGTCGACCGCATCGACCAGCAGCAGCACCGAATCCACCATCGAGAGCACGCGCTCCACCTCACCGCCGAAATCGGCGTGTCCGGGTGTGTCGACGATGTTGATGCGGTACTCGCCCCAGCGGATGGCGGTATTTTTCGACAGGATCGTGATGCCGCGCTCCTTCTCGAGCGCGTTGCTGTCCATGATGCGCTCGCCGGCGTCCTTGCGCGCGTCGAGCGTGCCGGACTGCTGGAGCAACTGGTCGACGAGCGTGGTCT contains the following coding sequences:
- the typA gene encoding translational GTPase TypA, translated to MIQHLRNIAIIAHVDHGKTTLVDQLLQQSGTLDARKDAGERIMDSNALEKERGITILSKNTAIRWGEYRINIVDTPGHADFGGEVERVLSMVDSVLLLVDAVDGPMPQTRFVTQKAFALGFKPIVVINKVDRDGARPDWALDQTFDLFDNLGATDEQLDFPVVYASALNGYAGLDSDVRSGDMTPLFQTIVDQVSAPDVDLDGPFQMQISTLDYNSYQGVIGIGRVKRGRIGNNEAVKVVAGDGAVRSGRLLQSFGFLGLERVAVDEATAGDIVAVTGLDPLDISETLCHPDAVEALPALSVDEPTISMTFQPNTSPFSGRDGKYVTSRQIWERLQQELKHNVALRVERTSDAEKYRVSGRGELHLSVLIETMRREGYELAVGRPEVIVIERDGQRQEPYEQLSVDVEEAHQGAIMERLGERKAELTNMVPDGKGRVRLEYIMPTRGLIGFRTEFMTQTSGTGLLHHVFDHYGPQLQQKIGQRNNGVMIANGLGKSLAFALFNLQDRGKLMVEHGSEVYEGMIIGIHSRSNDLVVNPLKAKQLTNIRAAGTDENLILTPPVRHSLEQALEFIDDDELVEVTPNAIRIRKKILSESDRKRASRVA